The Canis aureus isolate CA01 chromosome 9, VMU_Caureus_v.1.0, whole genome shotgun sequence genome has a segment encoding these proteins:
- the FSCB gene encoding fibrous sheath CABYR-binding protein, with amino-acid sequence MEESDEPDQPISAGRQEIRKRRRLSQSMVDKSQQTEVTEKKKHLPISQSSGPKSTVSIGNIPGSKVNYESLRVSSQLQQTWTKRKHVQDMTDKSLQTEAIVEEKKEEIRSVGETVVPEEKPAAVGAAVPEFPETVQEVEIPPSRHSVQLKIDRSQQTSCTGDWSMMNIPQKEKVDKEQQTYFSETEIVVIGQPDSSFSKSNEVVQKSESSGKLFISEYPELLPSTSRDEEIRRISISKFLFSQQSKKGSLELSEDEQYVLGDVSPTAEEIFAEVQSLPDETTAENFPTEPQPPPIEEAPTEEGLATIEPTLSEEALSEGPPVEVQSPKVEEAPVEVQIFPAEEISAEEAPAKVESIPAKEAFSEEVYPEVQLTTAEEPPIRETEEFQPLLAETSPEVQPPPAEKTPAEEASDEVQPPLAETSPEVQLPPSEKAPADETSDEVQPPPAETSSEIQPPPAEKAPAEEVSDKVQPPPAEKAPADETSDEVQSPPAEKAPAEEAPDEFQPPPAEKAPAEEAPDEVQPLPAEKAPADETSDEVQSPPAETAPEVQPPPAEKAPAEEAPDEVQPPPAEKALADETSDEVQSPPAETSPEVQPPPAEKALAEEAPDEVQPPPAEKAPADEAPDEVQPLPAEKAPAEEAPDEVQPPPAEKAPADETSDEVQSPPAETAPEVQPPPAEKAPAEEAPDEVQPPPAEKAPADEAPDEVQPPPSEKAPADETSDEVQPPPAEKAPAEEAPDEVQPPPAETSPEIQPPPSEKAPADEPSDEIQHAPAETSPEVEPPSAEEVPAEEAPIDVQSPPAETSPEVHSPLLEEAPVEEAAVEICSTPPEEAPKEDTSARVWSEPAGVALVEPQHPSAEETTLEMVPVDKQFPAAEEDFFTQISVEDVLAEVQLPPSEHTAADEPLVDHMSTEYQHLQTADVPVVKLESLVLEDQQKPEEPLELDPVPEDLSNIKKEQAPAFEIEGVFHIEIK; translated from the coding sequence ATGGAAGAGAGTGATGAACCTGATCAGCCCATCTCAGCAGGCAGGCAAGAAATTCGAAAAAGAAGACGACTCAGCCAATCAATGGTAGACAAATCCCAGCAGACTGAagtaacagagaaaaagaaacacttgcCTATATCACAATCATCTGGTCCTAAATCTACCGTTAGTATTGGTAATATTCCTGGAAGCAAAGTCAATTATGAGTCTCTCAGAGTATCTTCTCAACTTCAGCAAACTTGGACAAAGAGAAAGCATGTACAGGATATGACTGATAAATCTCTGCAAACAGAGGCTAttgtagaagagaaaaaagaagaaatcagatcAGTCGGTGAAACAGTGGTACCTGAAGAAAAGCCAGCTGCTGTTGGAGCAGCAGTCCCTGAATTTCCAGAGACTGTTCAGGAAGTAGAAATTCCACCAAGCAGACATTCAGTTCAACTAAAAATAGACAGATCTCAGCAGACCAGTTGTACTGGAGACTGGTCAATGATGAACattcctcaaaaagaaaaagtggacAAGGAACAGCAGACATACTTTAGTGAAACAGAAATAGTAGTTATTGGCCAACCAGATAGCTCTTTCTCAAAGTCAAATGAAGTTGTGCAAAAAAGTGAATCCTCAGGGAAGCTTTTCATTAGTGAATATCCTGAATTGCTACCCTCAACAAGTAGAGATGAAGAAATTAGGCGGATAAGTATTAGCAAATTTCTATTTAgtcaacaaagcaaaaaaggtTCTTTGGAACTTTCAGAAGATGAGCAATATGTTCTAGGTGATGTGTCTCCTACAGCAGAAGAGATCTTTGCTGAAGTCCAATCTCTGCCAGATGAGACTACTGCTGAAAACTTCCCTACTGAACCTCAGCCTCCACCAATTGAAGAGGCTCCTACAGAAGAGGGCCTTGCTACAATAGAGCCCACCCTAAGTGAAGAGGCTCTTTCAGAAGGGCCTCCTGTTGAAGTTCAGTCTCCAAAAGTTGAAGAAGCTCCTGTTGAAGTACAGATTTTCCCAGCTGAAGAGATTTCTGCAGAAGAGGCCCCTGCTAAAGTAGAGTCTATCCCTGCTAAAGAGGCTTTCTCAGAAGAGGTTTATCCTGAAGTTCAGCTTACAACAGCTGAAGAGCCTCCTATACGAGAGACTGAAGAATTTCAGCCTCTACTGGCTGAGACCTCCCCTGAAGTTCAGCCTCCACCAGCTGAGAAGACCCCTGCAGAAGAGGCCTCAGATGAAGTTCAGCCTCCACTGGCTGAGACCTCCCCTGAGGTTCAGCTTCCACCATCTGAGAAGGCCCCTGCAGATGAGACCTCTGATGAAGTTCAGCCCCCACCAGCTGAGACCTCTTCTGAAATTCAGCCTCCACCAGCTGAGAAAGCCCCTGCAGAAGAGGTCTCAGATAAAGTTCAGCCTCCACCAGCTGAGAAGGCCCCTGCAGATGAGACCTCTGATGAAGTTCAGTCTCCACCAGCTGAGAAAGCCCCTGCAGAAGAGGCCCCAGATGAATTTCAGCCTCCACCAGCTGAGAAAGCCCCTGCAGAAGAGGCCCCAGATGAAGTTCAGCCTCTACCAGCTGAAAAGGCCCCTGCAGATGAGACCTCTGATGAAGTTCAGTCCCCACCAGCTGAGACCGCTCCTGAAGTTCAGCCTCCACCAGCTGAGAAAGCCCCTGCAGAAGAGGCCCCAGATGAAGTTCAGCCTCCACCAGCTGAAAAGGCCCTTGCAGATGAGACCTCTGATGAAGTTCAGTCTCCACCAGCTGAGACCTCTCCTGAAGTTCAGCCTCCACCAGCTGAGAAAGCCCTTGCAGAAGAGGCCCCAGATGAAGTTCAGCCTCCACCAGCTGAGAAAGCCCCTGCAGATGAGGCCCCAGATGAAGTTCAGCCTCTACCAGCTGAGAAAGCCCCTGCAGAAGAGGCCCCAGATGAAGTTCAGCCTCCACCAGCTGAGAAGGCCCCTGCAGATGAGACCTCTGATGAAGTTCAGTCTCCACCAGCTGAGACCGCTCCTGAAGTTCAGCCTCCACCAGCTGAGAAAGCCCCTGCAGAAGAGGCCCCAGATGAAGTGCAGCCGCCACCAGCTGAGAAGGCCCCTGCAGATGAGGCCCCAGATGAAGTTCAGCCTCCACCATCTGAGAAGGCCCCTGCAGATGAGACCTCTGATGAAGTTCAGCCTCCACCAGCTGAGAAGGCCCCTGCAGAAGAGGCGCCAGATGAAGTTCAGCCTCCACCAGCTGAGACCTCCCCTGAAATTCAGCCTCCACCATCTGAGAAGGCCCCTGCAGATGAGCCCTCTGATGAAATTCAGCATGCACCAGCTGAGACGTCTCCTGAAGTTGAGCCTCCTTCAGCTGAGGAGGTCCCTGCAGAAGAGGCCCCAATTGACGTTCAGTCTCCACCAGCTGAGACCTCTCCTGAAGTTCATTCTCCACTACTTGAGGAGGCCCCTGTAGAAGAGGCCGCAGTTGAAATTTGTTCTACACCACCTGAGGAGGCTCCTAAAGAAGATACCTCAGCTAGAGTTTGGTCTGAACCCGCTGGGGTAGCTCTTGTTGAACCTCAGCATCCATCAGCTGAAGAAACGACTTTAGAAATGGTCCCTGTTGACAAACAGTTTCCAGCAGCTGAAGAGGACTTTTTTACACAAATTTCTGTAGAAGATGTCCTTGCTGAAGTTCAGCTTCCACCATCTGAACACACTGCTGCAGATGAGCCTTTGGTAGACCATATGTCTACTGAATATCAACATCTCCAGACAGCAGATGTCCCAGTGGTAAAATTAGAATCACTGGTTTTGGAAGATCAGCAAAAACCTGAAGAGCCTTTGGAACTAGATCCTGTCCCTGAAGATTTGTCTAATATCAAGAAAGAACAAGCTCCTGCCTTTGAAATAGAGGGTGTCTttcatatagaaataaaatag